In the Leifsonia sp. 466MF genome, one interval contains:
- a CDS encoding LLM class flavin-dependent oxidoreductase, which translates to MDVKRIGFLSFGHYQPIPGSVSRTAADALHQAIDLAVAAEELGADGAFFRVHHFAPQLASPFPLLAAIGARTSRIDIGTAVIDMRYENPLYMAEDAAAADLISGGRLQLGVSRGSPETALRGSESFGYVPAEGESDADMARRHTELFRAAIAGAGVAEANPAMTGGQRGALAIEPQSPGLPDRIWWGAGTRATAVWAAEQGMNLMSSTLLTEDTGVPFSDLQAEQLQQYRDAWKAAGWEREPRVSVSRSILPITTDLDRRYFGASALADRHDQVGHLDGGLARFGKSYVGEPERIVEELREDAAVADADTLLVTVPNQLGVEYNAHLLETIVTQIAPALGWRD; encoded by the coding sequence GTGGATGTGAAACGCATCGGGTTCCTCAGCTTCGGGCACTACCAGCCCATCCCCGGCTCCGTGTCGCGCACCGCCGCGGACGCCCTCCACCAGGCGATCGACCTCGCCGTCGCCGCGGAGGAGCTGGGGGCCGACGGCGCCTTCTTCCGCGTGCACCACTTCGCTCCGCAGCTGGCGTCGCCGTTCCCGCTGCTCGCCGCCATCGGTGCGCGCACGTCGCGCATCGACATCGGCACCGCGGTGATCGACATGCGGTACGAGAACCCCCTCTACATGGCCGAGGATGCGGCGGCGGCCGACCTGATCTCCGGCGGCCGGCTGCAGCTCGGCGTCAGCCGCGGGTCACCCGAGACGGCGCTGCGCGGCTCCGAGTCGTTCGGGTATGTGCCCGCGGAGGGCGAGTCGGATGCGGACATGGCCCGGCGCCACACCGAGCTGTTCCGCGCGGCGATCGCCGGCGCGGGCGTCGCCGAGGCGAACCCGGCGATGACGGGCGGGCAGCGTGGCGCACTGGCGATCGAGCCGCAGTCGCCGGGACTTCCCGACCGGATCTGGTGGGGCGCCGGCACGCGCGCGACAGCCGTGTGGGCCGCCGAGCAGGGCATGAACCTGATGAGCTCGACACTGCTGACGGAGGACACCGGCGTGCCGTTCTCCGACCTCCAGGCGGAGCAGCTGCAGCAGTACCGCGACGCGTGGAAGGCCGCGGGCTGGGAGCGCGAGCCGCGCGTGTCGGTCAGCCGCAGCATCCTGCCGATCACGACCGACCTCGACCGGCGCTACTTCGGCGCCTCCGCCCTCGCCGACCGGCACGACCAGGTCGGCCACCTCGACGGCGGGCTGGCGCGCTTCGGCAAGAGCTACGTGGGCGAGCCGGAGCGGATCGTGGAGGAGCTGCGCGAGGACGCCGCGGTCGCCGACGCCGACACGCTGCTGGTGACCGTGCCGAATCAGCTGGGCGTCGAGTACAACGCCCACCTGCTGGAGACGATCGTCACCCAGATCGCGCCGGCGCTGGGCTGGCGCGACTGA
- a CDS encoding hydrolase, whose translation MTASGEEPPERCPICEDERQYVPPTGQEWTTLQRLQREGERVVVVELEPDLYGLRSEPKVGIGQQGILLRTPDGNLLWDPPGYVDEAAAAAVQDLGGVAVIATSHPHMFGAQVTWSRMLGDPPVLVNAADRHWVQREDPAIQSWTGEEEVLPGVLLRTIGGHFPGSAVVHWDRGVVLSGDTVFPGPSQRWVTFQRSFPNDIPLSAAVVRRIADTVCDRPFERMYGNLANVIPRDARDAVLRSADRYIGWVSGTFDHLT comes from the coding sequence ATGACGGCGTCGGGGGAGGAGCCCCCGGAGCGCTGCCCGATCTGCGAGGACGAGCGGCAGTACGTGCCACCGACCGGGCAGGAGTGGACGACGCTGCAGCGGTTGCAGCGCGAGGGCGAGCGCGTCGTGGTCGTCGAACTGGAGCCCGACCTGTACGGGCTGCGCAGCGAGCCGAAGGTGGGGATCGGCCAGCAGGGCATCCTGCTGCGCACTCCCGACGGCAACCTGCTCTGGGACCCGCCGGGCTACGTCGACGAGGCGGCCGCGGCCGCCGTGCAGGACCTCGGCGGGGTCGCCGTCATCGCGACCAGTCACCCACACATGTTCGGCGCGCAGGTGACCTGGTCGAGGATGCTCGGCGACCCGCCGGTGCTGGTCAACGCGGCCGACCGCCACTGGGTGCAGCGGGAGGACCCGGCCATCCAGTCGTGGACCGGCGAGGAGGAGGTGCTCCCCGGCGTCCTGTTGCGGACGATCGGCGGCCACTTCCCGGGGAGCGCGGTCGTGCACTGGGACCGAGGGGTCGTGCTCAGCGGCGACACGGTGTTCCCCGGGCCGTCGCAGCGGTGGGTGACCTTCCAGCGCAGCTTCCCCAACGACATCCCCCTGTCGGCCGCCGTCGTGCGGCGGATCGCCGACACGGTCTGCGACCGGCCGTTCGAGCGGATGTACGGCAACCTCGCCAACGTCATCCCGCGGGATGCGCGAGACGCGGTGCTGCGATCGGCCGACCGCTACATCGGGTGGGTGAGCGGGACGTTCGACCACCTCACCTGA
- a CDS encoding thioredoxin family protein, with protein MTTIESVTDATFQEAVLAAPGTTVVEFWAEWCGPCRALSPILQQLQEEHADRIRIVKINADENMESTVAYKALALPVMKVFRDGEVVKTIIGAKPKPAMEMELAPFL; from the coding sequence ATGACCACGATCGAGAGCGTCACCGACGCCACTTTCCAGGAGGCCGTGCTCGCCGCCCCGGGCACCACCGTCGTCGAATTCTGGGCGGAATGGTGCGGTCCGTGCCGGGCGCTGAGCCCGATCCTGCAGCAGCTGCAGGAGGAGCACGCCGACCGCATCCGCATCGTCAAGATCAACGCGGACGAGAACATGGAGAGCACCGTCGCCTACAAGGCGCTCGCCCTGCCGGTGATGAAGGTGTTCCGCGACGGCGAGGTGGTGAAGACGATCATCGGGGCGAAGCCGAAGCCCGCGATGGAGATGGAGCTCGCCCCGTTCCTGTGA
- a CDS encoding FBP domain-containing protein — MEILSPQQIRESFVNCSRSEAEELPLPPGLHEVDWARREYLGWRDPRLPQRGYVVIPTADGPVGIVLRASEASMRSHVPSMCGWCQDVHLTNDVWFWSARRAGQPGRNGDTVGTHVCGAFECSANVRRTPPPSYVGFDADQVVEDRIAGLAERARRFAATVVGARI; from the coding sequence ATGGAGATCCTGAGCCCGCAGCAGATCCGCGAGTCGTTCGTCAACTGCTCCCGCAGCGAAGCAGAAGAGCTTCCGCTTCCCCCGGGGTTGCACGAGGTGGATTGGGCCAGACGCGAGTACCTCGGCTGGCGCGACCCGAGGCTCCCGCAGCGCGGCTACGTCGTCATCCCGACGGCGGACGGACCGGTGGGCATCGTGCTCCGCGCTTCTGAGGCCTCCATGCGGTCACATGTGCCGTCGATGTGCGGCTGGTGCCAGGATGTGCACCTCACCAACGACGTCTGGTTCTGGTCGGCGCGCCGCGCCGGTCAGCCGGGCCGCAACGGCGACACCGTCGGGACGCACGTGTGCGGTGCCTTCGAGTGCAGCGCCAACGTGCGTCGTACTCCGCCGCCGTCGTACGTGGGCTTCGACGCCGATCAGGTGGTCGAGGACCGCATCGCCGGCCTCGCCGAGCGCGCCCGGCGCTTCGCCGCGACCGTGGTCGGCGCCCGCATCTGA
- a CDS encoding ANTAR domain-containing response regulator, translating into MTDQESTTTAPRRVVVAEDESLIRLDIVEILRDNGFEVVGEAGDGETAVALATELRPDLVIMDVKMPQLDGISAAERLSKDHIAPVVLLTAFSQKELVERATEAGALAYVVKPFTPNDLLPAIEIALARYQQIIALEAEVSDMVQRFETRKLVDRAKGLLNEKMGLSEPEAFRWIQKASMDRRLTMHDVAQAIIEQLAPKK; encoded by the coding sequence GTGACTGACCAGGAATCCACCACCACCGCACCCCGCCGCGTCGTCGTGGCGGAGGACGAATCGCTCATCCGCCTCGACATCGTCGAGATCCTGCGCGACAACGGTTTCGAGGTCGTCGGAGAGGCCGGAGACGGCGAGACGGCGGTCGCCCTCGCGACCGAGCTGCGGCCCGACCTGGTCATCATGGACGTCAAGATGCCGCAGCTCGACGGCATCTCCGCGGCCGAGCGCCTGTCGAAGGACCACATCGCGCCCGTCGTGCTGCTGACCGCGTTCAGCCAGAAGGAGCTCGTCGAGCGGGCGACCGAGGCCGGTGCGCTCGCCTATGTGGTGAAGCCGTTCACACCGAACGACCTGCTGCCCGCCATCGAGATCGCGCTCGCGCGCTACCAGCAGATCATCGCGCTGGAGGCCGAGGTCTCGGACATGGTGCAGCGCTTCGAGACCCGCAAGCTGGTCGACCGGGCGAAGGGCCTCCTCAACGAGAAGATGGGCCTCAGCGAGCCGGAGGCGTTCCGCTGGATCCAGAAGGCGTCGATGGACCGCCGCCTCACCATGCACGATGTCGCGCAGGCGATCATCGAGCAGCTCGCCCCCAAGAAGTAG
- a CDS encoding hotdog fold thioesterase, which yields MTEDALAYVQQRGLGRLAEKMGIEIIEFSVERSVARMPVEGNTQPADLLHGGAYVVLGESLGSMSANLYAGEGRLAVGIEINASHTRSATSGYVTGVCTPIHLGRTLTTHEIAVTDDQGRRCSTIRITNLIKDL from the coding sequence ATGACCGAAGACGCGCTCGCGTACGTGCAGCAGAGGGGTCTCGGCCGGCTGGCCGAGAAGATGGGGATCGAGATCATCGAGTTCAGCGTGGAGCGCTCCGTCGCGCGCATGCCGGTCGAGGGGAACACCCAGCCCGCGGACCTCCTGCACGGCGGCGCGTACGTCGTCCTCGGCGAGTCGCTCGGCTCGATGTCGGCCAACCTCTACGCCGGCGAGGGACGCCTGGCGGTCGGGATCGAGATCAACGCATCGCACACGCGCTCGGCGACGAGCGGCTACGTGACCGGCGTGTGCACGCCCATCCACCTGGGCCGGACGCTGACGACGCATGAGATCGCGGTCACCGACGATCAGGGCCGCCGCTGCTCGACGATCCGCATCACGAACCTGATCAAAGACCTCTAG
- the polA gene encoding DNA polymerase I: MSDSEKPTLLVVDGHSLAFRAFYALPVDSFVNREGQHTNAIHGFIAMFINLLQQQKPTHIAVAFDISRYSFRTREYPEYKGTRGETPSEFAGQVPLLEEALHAMNVTTIAKEDYEADDILATLARRGVEEGYKVLLVSGDRDTIQLVNDDVTLLYPNVRGVSELKVYDPAAVREKYGIEPHQYPEIAALVGETSDNLIGIDKVGEKTAVKWVQQYGTVENIVAHADEIKGVVGQNLRDQKENALRNRRLNQLLDDVELPIALDDLERKPLNENAVRDIFARLQFKTLLDRLMKTAAEDGMLDGAMSVAEVGDAGAVSAPAVRTLVDEELANWLSKASADDTAVAVQLEVGPAGITGFGLAAADDTVYVPWVAGRKDYEALEQWLASSAPKYFFHAKPQFKALSRAGFVVDGLAFDTRIASWLVKPGAAPQSLAEQVYEVLGETLPVSDPNQLVPINDAVSPATEAWYIRRVAEGQMIALDEGTRAVLDDIELPLVAVLAEMELNGVSMDSEVLARLRGQLTDKANDYAAQAYAQIGHEINLGSPKQLQQVLFEELGMPKTRATKTGYSTDAGSLADLQEKNPHPFLGLLLQHRDATKLKQIVETLERSVEVDGRIHTTYDQTGTSTGRISSNDPNLQNIPIRTEEGREIRSAFRHGEGFETLLTADYSQIEMRIMAHLSEDPGLIEAFNAGEDLHRFVGARVFGVDPSEVTSAMRTKVKAMSYGLAYGLSAFGLSKQLRIETSEARQLMTDYFERFGAVRDYLRNVVEQARVDGFTETIFGRRRPFADLTSTNRVLRENAERQALNAPIQGSAADIMKVAMLGIAGDIIDQSLESRMLLQVHDELIFEVAPGEWDALEAIVRARMAGAAGLRVPLDVQVGRGSNWDAAAH; the protein is encoded by the coding sequence GTGTCAGACTCCGAAAAGCCTACCCTCCTCGTCGTCGACGGCCATTCGCTCGCTTTCCGGGCCTTCTACGCACTCCCGGTGGACAGCTTCGTCAACCGTGAGGGTCAGCACACGAACGCGATCCACGGCTTCATCGCGATGTTCATCAACCTGCTCCAGCAGCAGAAGCCGACCCACATCGCGGTAGCGTTCGACATCTCCCGCTACTCGTTCCGCACGCGTGAATATCCGGAGTACAAGGGCACCCGCGGTGAGACCCCGTCGGAGTTCGCCGGCCAGGTCCCTCTGCTCGAAGAAGCGCTCCATGCGATGAATGTCACGACCATCGCGAAGGAGGACTACGAGGCCGACGACATCCTCGCGACCCTTGCCCGCCGCGGTGTGGAGGAGGGCTACAAAGTGCTTCTCGTCTCCGGTGACCGCGACACCATCCAGCTGGTCAACGACGACGTCACCCTGCTGTACCCGAACGTGCGCGGAGTCTCTGAGCTGAAGGTCTACGACCCGGCGGCCGTCCGCGAGAAGTACGGAATCGAGCCGCACCAGTACCCGGAGATCGCCGCCCTGGTCGGTGAGACGAGCGACAACCTGATCGGCATCGACAAGGTCGGCGAGAAGACCGCCGTCAAGTGGGTGCAGCAGTACGGCACGGTCGAGAACATCGTCGCGCACGCCGACGAGATCAAGGGCGTCGTGGGGCAGAACCTGCGCGACCAGAAGGAGAACGCACTCCGCAACCGGAGGCTGAACCAGCTGCTCGACGACGTCGAACTGCCGATCGCGCTCGACGACCTGGAGCGCAAGCCCCTCAACGAGAACGCCGTGCGCGACATCTTCGCGCGCCTCCAGTTCAAGACCCTCCTCGACCGCCTCATGAAGACCGCGGCGGAGGACGGGATGCTCGACGGCGCCATGTCCGTCGCCGAGGTGGGCGACGCCGGCGCGGTCAGCGCCCCGGCCGTGCGCACCCTGGTCGACGAGGAGCTCGCGAACTGGCTGTCGAAGGCTTCGGCGGACGACACCGCGGTCGCCGTCCAGCTCGAGGTCGGCCCTGCCGGCATCACGGGCTTCGGCCTCGCCGCAGCGGACGACACCGTGTACGTGCCCTGGGTGGCCGGCCGGAAGGACTACGAAGCCCTCGAGCAGTGGCTGGCGAGCAGCGCGCCCAAGTACTTCTTTCACGCGAAGCCGCAGTTCAAGGCGCTCAGCCGTGCCGGGTTCGTGGTCGACGGTCTGGCGTTCGACACGCGGATCGCGTCCTGGCTCGTGAAGCCGGGCGCCGCGCCGCAGTCACTGGCGGAGCAGGTGTACGAGGTGCTCGGCGAGACGCTGCCGGTCTCGGACCCGAACCAGCTCGTCCCGATCAACGACGCCGTGAGCCCCGCGACCGAGGCGTGGTACATCCGCCGGGTCGCCGAGGGGCAGATGATCGCGCTCGACGAGGGCACCCGCGCAGTTCTCGACGACATCGAGCTGCCGCTCGTCGCCGTGCTCGCCGAGATGGAGCTCAACGGCGTTTCCATGGACTCCGAGGTGCTCGCGCGCCTCCGCGGGCAGCTGACCGACAAGGCCAACGACTACGCAGCGCAGGCGTACGCGCAGATCGGCCACGAGATCAACCTCGGCTCGCCGAAGCAGCTCCAGCAGGTGCTCTTCGAGGAGCTCGGGATGCCGAAGACGCGCGCAACGAAGACCGGCTACTCGACCGACGCCGGCTCGCTCGCCGACCTGCAGGAGAAGAACCCGCATCCGTTCCTCGGGCTCCTGCTGCAGCACCGCGACGCCACGAAGCTCAAGCAGATCGTGGAGACGCTGGAGCGCTCGGTCGAGGTGGACGGCCGCATCCACACCACCTACGACCAGACCGGTACGAGCACCGGCCGCATCTCGTCGAACGACCCCAACCTGCAGAACATCCCGATCCGCACGGAGGAGGGGCGCGAGATCCGCTCGGCGTTCCGCCATGGCGAGGGCTTCGAGACGCTGCTCACCGCCGACTACTCGCAGATCGAGATGCGGATCATGGCACACCTGTCGGAGGACCCGGGCCTCATCGAGGCCTTCAACGCGGGGGAGGACCTGCACCGCTTCGTCGGCGCGCGCGTCTTCGGCGTCGACCCGTCCGAGGTGACGTCCGCGATGCGCACGAAGGTCAAGGCGATGTCGTACGGCCTCGCCTACGGCCTCAGCGCATTCGGCCTCTCCAAGCAGCTGCGCATCGAGACCTCTGAAGCACGCCAGTTGATGACCGACTACTTCGAGCGATTCGGCGCGGTGCGCGACTACCTGCGCAACGTCGTCGAGCAGGCGCGCGTCGACGGCTTCACCGAGACGATCTTCGGCCGCCGCCGGCCGTTCGCCGACCTGACCTCGACCAACCGGGTGCTTCGCGAGAACGCGGAGAGGCAGGCGCTCAACGCGCCCATCCAGGGCTCCGCGGCCGACATCATGAAGGTCGCGATGCTCGGGATCGCCGGCGACATCATCGACCAGAGCCTCGAGTCGCGCATGCTGCTGCAGGTGCACGACGAGCTCATCTTCGAGGTGGCCCCCGGCGAATGGGATGCGCTGGAGGCGATCGTGCGCGCCCGCATGGCCGGCGCGGCCGGCCTCCGCGTGCCGCTCGACGTGCAGGTGGGCCGCGGCTCCAACTGGGACGCCGCCGCGCACTGA
- a CDS encoding DUF885 domain-containing protein translates to MTNDQKREPTPVDTIAEEWVDTQLELYPEFHVWLGRPGREGEYADYSPAGAEHAIGKVRETLARIEAAEPVDDIDRVTKMDLTRELQLTVEKHEAGFAQRDLNVIASPPQELRDIFDLVPTDTEDDWANVAKRLHNLPAAMNGYIETLRSGIAAGNVPAIRQVREVLAQARKQVADTGFFYEFTADAKPLNGVLPESLKGDLADGAKEAAQAYATLADFFENELAQHAPEKDAVGRELYALASRSFLGATVDLDETYEWGIEELARMRAEQESIAREIKPGATVLEAIEFLDGDASRKLHGTDALQRWMQETSDRAIEELGKSHFDIPAEIRRLECMIAPTQEGGIYYTGPSDDFSRAGRMWWSVPEGVTEFDTWRELTTVYHEGVPGHHLQIAQATYNKAQLNSWRRIAGTSGHAEGWALYAERLMEQLGYLDDPADRLGMLDGQRMRAARVVLDIGVHLEKPLPDGSRPWTGEDAFPFLRENVNMNDGFVRFEVNRYLGWPGQAPSYKIGQRIWEQLRDEYARREGASFDIKAFHKKALDIGGVGLDTLKAALLD, encoded by the coding sequence ATGACCAACGATCAGAAGCGCGAACCCACTCCGGTCGACACGATCGCCGAGGAGTGGGTCGACACCCAGCTCGAGTTGTACCCGGAGTTCCACGTCTGGCTCGGCCGCCCCGGCCGCGAGGGCGAGTACGCCGATTACTCGCCGGCCGGCGCCGAGCACGCCATCGGCAAAGTCAGAGAGACCCTCGCCCGCATCGAAGCGGCCGAGCCGGTCGACGACATCGACCGGGTCACGAAGATGGATCTCACGCGTGAGCTGCAGCTCACCGTCGAGAAGCACGAGGCGGGCTTCGCCCAGCGCGACCTCAACGTCATCGCATCGCCGCCGCAGGAGCTGCGCGACATCTTCGACCTGGTGCCGACGGACACGGAGGACGACTGGGCCAACGTCGCCAAGCGCCTCCACAATCTGCCCGCCGCGATGAACGGCTACATCGAGACCCTGCGCAGCGGCATCGCAGCGGGCAACGTCCCGGCCATCCGCCAGGTGCGCGAGGTGCTCGCGCAGGCGCGGAAGCAGGTGGCCGACACCGGCTTCTTCTACGAGTTCACCGCCGACGCGAAGCCGCTGAACGGGGTGCTTCCCGAGTCGCTGAAGGGCGATCTGGCGGATGGCGCGAAGGAGGCCGCACAGGCGTACGCCACGCTGGCCGACTTCTTCGAGAACGAGCTGGCCCAGCACGCCCCCGAGAAGGACGCCGTAGGCCGAGAGCTCTACGCGCTCGCCTCGCGGAGCTTCCTCGGCGCCACCGTCGACCTCGACGAGACGTACGAGTGGGGCATCGAAGAGCTCGCGCGCATGCGCGCCGAGCAGGAGTCGATCGCGCGCGAGATCAAGCCGGGAGCGACCGTCCTCGAGGCGATCGAGTTCCTCGACGGCGACGCGAGCCGCAAGCTGCACGGCACCGATGCGCTGCAGCGCTGGATGCAGGAGACGAGCGACCGGGCCATCGAAGAGCTCGGCAAGTCGCACTTCGACATCCCTGCCGAGATCCGCCGTCTCGAGTGCATGATCGCGCCGACGCAGGAAGGCGGCATCTACTACACCGGTCCGAGCGACGACTTCTCGCGCGCGGGGCGGATGTGGTGGAGCGTGCCCGAGGGCGTGACCGAGTTCGACACCTGGCGCGAGCTGACGACCGTCTATCACGAGGGCGTTCCCGGCCACCACCTGCAGATCGCGCAGGCGACCTACAACAAGGCGCAGCTCAACTCATGGCGTCGCATCGCCGGCACCTCGGGGCACGCGGAGGGCTGGGCGCTCTACGCCGAGCGGCTGATGGAGCAGCTGGGCTACCTCGACGACCCGGCGGACCGGCTCGGGATGCTCGACGGGCAGCGCATGCGCGCGGCGCGCGTCGTGCTCGACATCGGCGTGCACCTCGAGAAGCCGCTTCCGGACGGCTCGCGTCCGTGGACCGGAGAGGACGCCTTCCCGTTCCTCCGCGAGAACGTCAACATGAACGACGGGTTCGTCCGCTTCGAGGTCAACCGCTACCTGGGCTGGCCCGGGCAGGCTCCGTCGTACAAGATCGGTCAGCGCATCTGGGAGCAGCTGCGCGA